The stretch of DNA GGATCGAGAGCGGCTCCGGCAACGTCAGGCTCCTGAAGGGGTAATCAGAATCGGTTCTGCAGTTCGCACGGCCGTGCTGTGGGGGCGCGGTTGCTGCGGGCGACGCGTGAGAGGAGCGAAGTACTGCTTCTCTCACGTATCGTTTAATAGTCCCGACGTTCGCGCATAATCCGCGAGCTCGCCGCGCGACGTCAGCCCGAGCTTCGAAAAAATATTCGAGAGATGCGTGCTCACCGTACGGGAAGAGATGTCGAGCGCAGCACCGATCTCCTTGTTCGACTGACGATCCGCGACGAGCCGGACGATCTCGAGCTCGCGACCCGTTAGGCCCGCCGCTCCCTCTGCGTGTGACCGCACCGGCGGCCTCGCGCCAAGCTCGCGCAACTGCTCGCGCGTCGCCTTGAGCTCCGGCTCGGCACCGAGCCGCGCGAACACCTCGTGAGCGCGGCGCAGCTCGCGCGTCGCTCCCTCTCGGTCGCCCGTCTCGGCGAGCGCTCGCGCCAATTGCCGCCGCACGCGCGCCGCATCAGGGACATACGGAATTGCCTCCAGCTGCTCGGCCACCGTGCGCAGCATCTCGACCGATCGCGATTTGTTGCCCTGCAGCAGCTCGGCGAGCGCCACCGACGCATCGGCCCACGCGAGGCCGAGGCGATGGTCGAGACGTCCGGCGTCGCGCCGCAATCGTTGGCCCACACGCAGCGCGCGTCTCATGTCGCTCTTCCAGAGCGCCGCCTCGGCGATTACCGGCATCAGCCGATGCACCGCCCAGACGACGTACCCAGACGCATCGGCGATCTCGAGGCCGCGTTCGCCGGTGCGAATCGCCGTCTCGTAGTCCTGCATCGTGAGGTGATACGCAGCGCGGCCAGTGTGTGCAGGCACGATCGAATGCACGTCACCGCGAGCCGATTCTTCGCCCGCTCCGGAGAGTTCCCAGGCCTCGTCGACACACGCCTTGCCACCCTCCACGTTCCCGCGGCCAAAGTACAACAAGCCGAGCCACACCAGGAGTCGCGGAATCAGCGTACTCTGGCCTAACGAGCGCGCGACGGCGAGCGTGGCCTCGGCGAGCGTCACGGCCGTGTCCCACTCTCCAATACCGGCGTAGTACTCGATCGTGACTTCAGCCGTCCAGGCCCGCAACAGCGGAGATCGAAGCTCGTCGGCGAGGCGTTGCGCCTCGGCCAGATGATGCGCGATATCCTCGACGCTCGCGGTGAGCCCGCCGAGCATTGCCAGCGCCCAGTGCGCCGACCATTCGACGCCACGTTGGCCCGATTGCTCAGCGAGCACGATCGCTCGGGCGCCGTGTTTCCGCGCGAGCTGCGGTGGACCGGTCCACACGTAAAGGAGCAGCAGCGCGCGATGCACTCGGGCCAGAAGCGCGGCGTCGCCTAACCGCTCGGCGATGTCGAGGGCGAGGTGCACCACACGCTCGGACTCGTCACGCCGCCCGAGTCCCTGGAGACACATGCCCTTCGCGATGAGCGTGCGCGCTTCGACCGCCGGCTCTCCAGCGGCGATTGCGGCCGCGATGGCGGCGTCGTAATGCGAGAGGGCCTCCTCGTGACGGCCGCTCCAGTACGACACCATGCCCATGTTGCGGCGAATCGTTGCCAGCCGGGAGTGCAATCCGCGTTTCTCGGCGTCCTCGGCTGCTCGGCGCCAGAGCGTGAGCGCGGCGGGATACTCCCCGAGTCGCTGCCGCGCACGCGCGAGATCGTGCGCCACGGCGATCGATCGTTCGTCGTCGACGGCCCCCAGTCGCTCGAGCTGCTCCAGCGCGGCAGCGAGATAATCGGCTGCCTCACGATTGGCATGCTTCGCCATCGCGTCCATGCCCGCCGCATGGAGGTACTGGACGGCCTTTTCCGCGAGCCGTCGCGCATCGGCGCGCAGGTAGTGGAATGCCAGCTCGTTGACGTGTCCGTTCGCGGCGGCGCCATAGAACGCCTCGAGCGATTCGGCAACGACGGCATGCAGCGCGCGCGCACGGGCAAGTCCCAGCTCCGCGTAGAGCGCTTCCTGGAGCAGCGGATGAGTAAAGTCATACACAATCTCGCCGCTTTCCGCATGCTCGTCGATCACGCGGGCTGTCCGCAGCTCGTCCAGGGCAGTGAGCAGCGCATCCTGCGGAAGCTGACTCATAAAGGCGAGCGCATCGTGTGACGAGCGAGTGCCGATGACCGCAGCCAGATCCGCGAGCTGACGTGCCGGGGTAGAGAGCTGACCCAGCCGCGCGATGACGACGTCGTGAATCGTGCGCGGCAGCTTGAGGGCCTGGAGATCCTGAGCCGTGGGGGCACGCTCGCCGCCTGACGCCATCTCTTCCGCGAGCGCTTTCGCCGTTTCTTCGACGAAGAGCGGATTGCCGCGCGTGCGCTGGTGAATCAGTTCCGCCAACTCACGCGCTGCCGATTCGCCCAACAGCTGCTGGACGAGCTCGCGCGTCGACGCGATGTCCAACGGCGCCATGTGCATCGCCTGCGCGACACCCAGTTCGGCCAGCGACGACTCCATGCCCTTGAGCACG from Gemmatimonadaceae bacterium encodes:
- a CDS encoding AAA family ATPase; translation: MNRLTSPPGATTPGIKRGHASEKLIPLTGRGPELAVLAGSVQNAEDGRGGTVIIAGESGIGKTRLANAVAEQATKRGFSVAVGRAYPVEAGVPYAVFSDALLPLLRQIDPSMLSLLTRGGNAELVQLFPALATGDKPLRSNGVRGDPSELRARLLWNFTQFLSRFAAKRPLLLVLDNLQWADSSSLELLHFTARQIAHDRILIVATYNDADSRSGSARSVLKGMESSLAELGVAQAMHMAPLDIASTRELVQQLLGESAARELAELIHQRTRGNPLFVEETAKALAEEMASGGERAPTAQDLQALKLPRTIHDVVIARLGQLSTPARQLADLAAVIGTRSSHDALAFMSQLPQDALLTALDELRTARVIDEHAESGEIVYDFTHPLLQEALYAELGLARARALHAVVAESLEAFYGAAANGHVNELAFHYLRADARRLAEKAVQYLHAAGMDAMAKHANREAADYLAAALEQLERLGAVDDERSIAVAHDLARARQRLGEYPAALTLWRRAAEDAEKRGLHSRLATIRRNMGMVSYWSGRHEEALSHYDAAIAAAIAAGEPAVEARTLIAKGMCLQGLGRRDESERVVHLALDIAERLGDAALLARVHRALLLLYVWTGPPQLARKHGARAIVLAEQSGQRGVEWSAHWALAMLGGLTASVEDIAHHLAEAQRLADELRSPLLRAWTAEVTIEYYAGIGEWDTAVTLAEATLAVARSLGQSTLIPRLLVWLGLLYFGRGNVEGGKACVDEAWELSGAGEESARGDVHSIVPAHTGRAAYHLTMQDYETAIRTGERGLEIADASGYVVWAVHRLMPVIAEAALWKSDMRRALRVGQRLRRDAGRLDHRLGLAWADASVALAELLQGNKSRSVEMLRTVAEQLEAIPYVPDAARVRRQLARALAETGDREGATRELRRAHEVFARLGAEPELKATREQLRELGARPPVRSHAEGAAGLTGRELEIVRLVADRQSNKEIGAALDISSRTVSTHLSNIFSKLGLTSRGELADYARTSGLLNDT